The Candidatus Limnocylindrales bacterium genome includes a region encoding these proteins:
- the dprA gene encoding DNA-processing protein DprA: protein MGTDRAAEGACLSEPELLAWLTLSLCIDGRPGAWLRLADAYGGAAEVVAADDEQLATSGASPAAIALLRDAASRSAKVLETCRRLAIEIAPRGSPGYPEILAGIPDPPIVLFFRGAPPSKLSDGREADPDDENAALVSVAIVGARRCTAYGERTARRLGREVAEAGIVVTSGLARGIDGAAHRGALEAGRTLAVLAGGLDRVYPGEHRELADRIVDKGGSLVSEQPPGARPLAWLFPYRNRIITGVSAATVVVEASHRSGSLASVRHALEQGREVFAVPGPIDSPACEGTNQLLVDGAPPFCRLTDLRIVRGLSKRIELTTSKHLHEKKISLATMSPDEASLLTAIRAGAATPDEIMTATALDGTRVLTLLTALELDGLVRREDHGRFRATVRGV from the coding sequence ATGGGTACCGACCGAGCCGCCGAGGGCGCATGCCTGAGCGAGCCCGAGCTGCTCGCGTGGCTGACGCTGTCGCTGTGCATCGATGGGCGCCCCGGTGCGTGGCTCCGACTGGCGGATGCGTACGGCGGAGCCGCCGAGGTGGTTGCGGCCGATGACGAGCAGCTGGCGACGAGCGGCGCATCGCCGGCGGCGATCGCACTGCTGCGGGACGCTGCATCACGCTCCGCAAAGGTGCTCGAGACGTGCCGGCGTCTCGCGATCGAGATCGCTCCAAGGGGCTCTCCTGGCTACCCGGAAATCCTCGCCGGCATCCCCGACCCGCCGATCGTGCTGTTCTTTCGCGGCGCTCCTCCATCGAAGCTGTCGGACGGCAGGGAGGCGGACCCCGACGATGAGAACGCAGCGCTGGTCTCGGTCGCAATCGTCGGGGCACGCCGGTGCACCGCATATGGAGAACGAACGGCGCGGCGTCTCGGCCGCGAGGTGGCCGAAGCGGGCATCGTGGTCACGAGCGGGCTCGCGCGCGGGATCGACGGGGCGGCGCACCGCGGTGCACTCGAGGCAGGCCGCACGCTGGCGGTGCTCGCCGGTGGTCTGGACCGGGTCTATCCCGGCGAGCACCGGGAGCTTGCCGACCGCATCGTGGACAAAGGCGGCAGCCTCGTCTCCGAGCAGCCGCCCGGGGCACGACCGCTCGCGTGGCTGTTCCCGTACCGCAACCGCATCATCACCGGCGTTTCGGCTGCGACGGTGGTCGTCGAGGCGAGCCATCGCAGCGGCTCGCTGGCCAGCGTCCGTCACGCGCTGGAGCAGGGCCGCGAGGTCTTCGCGGTTCCCGGTCCGATCGACTCCCCGGCCTGCGAAGGGACCAACCAGCTGCTCGTCGACGGCGCTCCGCCATTTTGCCGGCTGACCGATCTCCGCATCGTTCGCGGACTCTCGAAACGGATCGAACTAACGACCTCTAAACACTTGCACGAAAAGAAGATTTCCCTTGCAACGATGAGCCCCGACGAAGCCTCGCTTCTGACTGCAATCCGCGCCGGTGCCGCCACCCCGGATGAGATCATGACGGCGACCGCGCTTGACGGCACACGAGTTCTGACGTTGTTAACGGCCCTCGAACTGGACGGCCTGGTTCGCCGTGAGGACCATGGACGCTTTCGAGCGACGGTCCGGGGCGTGTGA